The Lichenihabitans psoromatis genome contains a region encoding:
- the larA gene encoding nickel-dependent lactate racemase, producing MSQAEAATVSYGRSHLQLRLPSHAALTTIRKHQLPKLPDPDRAVREAMMMPIGSGSLDKLANGKASACILICDITRPVPNRLFLRPMIETMVASGIPLDRITVLVATGLHRPNLGDELAELVGDPWVLAAVRVENHEARDETAHVDLGFTDTRHTPIKLDRRFVEADLRIATGLVEPHFMAGWSGGRKVVAPGIAHHETIRTFHSARFMEDPLAVQCNLIGNPLHEEQLEIVRRLGDVYALNTVLDEDRDLVCVTFGEIIASHQAAVDFVSGVTRVAVGRRFKTVVTSSAGYPLDKTYYQTVKCMVTPLDILEPGGTLIVASECSEGFGSAEFREAQRRLITLGPERFLATLMAKSLAEIDEWQTEMQMKSMRVGRIQLYASGLSAEDRQMTGVDMIDDIDDAIAGSMAAAGDAAVAIIPEGPYVVPYLQA from the coding sequence ATGAGCCAAGCCGAAGCCGCCACGGTGTCCTACGGCCGGAGCCATCTGCAGCTTCGTCTCCCGAGTCATGCCGCTCTCACCACCATCCGGAAACATCAGCTGCCGAAGCTGCCCGATCCGGACCGTGCCGTCCGCGAGGCCATGATGATGCCGATCGGCTCGGGCTCACTCGACAAGCTCGCGAATGGCAAAGCCAGCGCCTGCATCCTCATCTGCGACATCACCCGGCCGGTGCCCAACCGGCTCTTTCTTCGTCCCATGATCGAGACGATGGTGGCGTCAGGCATCCCGCTCGATCGCATCACCGTTTTGGTCGCGACAGGGCTGCACCGGCCCAACCTTGGTGACGAACTGGCTGAACTCGTCGGCGATCCCTGGGTGCTGGCCGCGGTGCGGGTCGAGAACCATGAGGCGCGCGACGAAACCGCCCATGTGGATTTAGGGTTCACGGATACCCGACACACGCCAATTAAGCTCGACCGGCGCTTCGTGGAGGCAGATCTCCGCATCGCGACCGGGCTGGTCGAACCTCATTTCATGGCCGGCTGGTCCGGCGGCCGCAAGGTCGTCGCGCCCGGCATCGCTCACCACGAGACGATCCGCACCTTTCATTCAGCGCGGTTCATGGAGGACCCGCTTGCGGTCCAGTGCAATCTCATCGGCAACCCCCTGCACGAGGAACAGCTCGAAATCGTGCGGCGGCTCGGCGACGTCTACGCGCTCAACACCGTGTTGGACGAGGATCGCGACCTCGTCTGCGTGACCTTCGGCGAGATTATCGCCAGCCATCAGGCTGCGGTCGACTTCGTCAGCGGCGTGACGCGCGTGGCGGTCGGTCGCCGCTTCAAGACAGTCGTGACGTCGTCGGCCGGCTACCCGCTCGACAAGACCTATTATCAGACCGTCAAATGTATGGTGACGCCACTCGACATTCTCGAGCCCGGCGGAACCCTGATCGTCGCGTCGGAATGTTCGGAAGGCTTCGGCTCGGCGGAGTTCCGCGAGGCCCAGCGGAGGCTGATCACGCTCGGCCCGGAGCGATTCCTGGCGACCCTCATGGCCAAGTCTCTCGCCGAAATCGACGAGTGGCAGACTGAGATGCAGATGAAATCCATGCGGGTCGGCAGGATCCAGCTTTATGCGTCCGGGCTTTCGGCCGAGGATCGCCAAATGACCGGCGTCGACATGATCGACGACATCGACGATGCCATCGCCGGCAGCATGGCGGCGGCGGGCGATGCCGCCGTCGCGATCATCCCAGAAGGCCCCTATGTGGTGCCCTATCTCCAGGCTTGA
- a CDS encoding aldo/keto reductase, translating to MRTRDFGRTGRMVSDIGFGAWAIGADWGHVEPDDAVAALNEALDKGVTFIDTADVYGDGRSEQLIAQVLKARGGERPFVATKAGRRLPKQTVEGYTAENLSAWTDRSLKNLGVDTLDLVQLHCPPTALYHRAEVFGRLDDLVTAGKIRAYGVSVEKVEEAMMALDYPGVASVQIIFNIFRQKPIEAFLKAAQEKKVAIIARVPLASGLLSGKFKPDTVFEPSDHRQYNRHGEAFDVGETFSGVSYAEGLKAVEAIRPLVGGDISMAQFALRWILMFDAVTVAIPGAKNAAQARANTDAASLPALSPDVMTELKSIYDRDIRPSVHQRW from the coding sequence ATGCGAACACGGGACTTCGGCCGGACGGGCCGCATGGTCAGCGACATCGGCTTCGGCGCCTGGGCGATCGGCGCCGATTGGGGCCATGTCGAACCGGATGACGCCGTTGCGGCGCTGAATGAGGCGCTCGACAAGGGCGTGACCTTCATCGACACGGCGGATGTCTATGGCGACGGCCGATCCGAGCAACTGATCGCGCAGGTTTTGAAGGCGCGCGGGGGCGAACGTCCTTTCGTGGCCACCAAGGCCGGACGCCGCCTGCCCAAGCAGACCGTCGAGGGTTATACGGCCGAGAATCTGTCGGCCTGGACGGATCGCAGCTTGAAAAATCTCGGGGTCGACACGCTCGACCTTGTGCAACTGCACTGCCCGCCGACCGCACTCTACCACCGCGCAGAGGTGTTCGGCCGCCTCGACGATCTCGTGACGGCCGGAAAGATCCGCGCTTATGGCGTCAGCGTCGAAAAGGTCGAGGAAGCCATGATGGCGCTCGACTATCCCGGCGTCGCCAGCGTGCAGATCATCTTCAACATCTTTCGCCAGAAGCCGATCGAGGCCTTCTTAAAGGCCGCACAGGAAAAGAAGGTCGCGATCATCGCGCGCGTTCCTCTCGCCAGCGGCCTCCTGTCGGGCAAGTTCAAGCCCGACACTGTTTTCGAGCCCTCCGACCATCGTCAGTACAACCGACATGGCGAGGCGTTCGATGTCGGCGAGACCTTCTCGGGCGTCTCCTACGCGGAGGGTCTGAAAGCAGTCGAGGCGATCCGTCCTCTGGTCGGCGGCGACATCAGCATGGCGCAATTCGCCTTGCGTTGGATTTTGATGTTCGATGCCGTAACGGTCGCGATTCCCGGTGCGAAAAATGCCGCGCAGGCTCGTGCCAATACCGACGCGGCATCCCTGCCGGCCTTGTCGCCCGACGTCATGACCGAACTGAAGTCCATTTACGATCGCGACATCAGGCCGTCGGTGCATCAGCGCTGGTAG